Proteins from a single region of Aythya fuligula isolate bAytFul2 chromosome 3, bAytFul2.pri, whole genome shotgun sequence:
- the XPO5 gene encoding exportin-5 isoform X2 yields the protein MSAEQVSGLCEQLVKAVTVIMDPASTQRYRLEALKFCEEFKEKCPICVPCGLKLAEKTQTAIVRHFGLQILEHVVKFRWNNMPRLEKVYLKNNVMGLISNGTQSILEEESHIKDVLSRIVVEMIKREWPQHWPDMLKELDTLSKQGETQTELVMFILLRLAEDVVTFQTLPTQRRRDIQQTLTQNMEKIFSFLLTALQQNVNKYRRMVGAPQEQEALTTPQKTDLAQEPKAQANCRVGIAALNTLAGYIDWVALSHITADNCKLLEMLCLLLNEPELQIGAAECLLIAVSRKGKLEDRKPLMVLFGDVAMHYILSAAQTADGEGLVEKHYVFLKRLCQVLCALGSQLCALLGSDSDVETPANFGKYLDSFLAFTTHPSQFLRSSTQITWGALFRHEVLSRDPLLLAMIPKYLRASMTNLVKVGFPSKADSPSCEYSRFDFDSDEDFNAFFNSFRAQQGEVMRMACRLDPRTGFQMAGEWLKYQLTAPVDTGPMNSKTGEGLCSIFSPSFVQWDAMTFFSESVISQMFRTLDKDEIPVNDGIDLLQLVLNFETKDPLILSCVLTNVSALFPFVTYRPEYLPQVLSKLFASVTFEVVEESKAPRTRAVKNVRRHACSSIIKMCRDYPQLVLPNFEMLYNHVKQLLSNELLLTQMEKCALMEALVLISNQFKDYERQKAFLEELMAPVAGLWLSAEMQRVLSDPEAFISYVGADNKIADPVLEDPSGLNRSRISFCVYTILGVVKRARWPAAMEEAKAGGFLVGFMPSGTPIYRNPCTEQVLKLFDNLLALIRTHNNLYMPEMVAKLGETFAKALDMLEVEKNAILGLPQPLLELYDSPVYKTVLERMQGFFCTLYDNCFHILGNAGPSMQQDFYTVEGLATQLLSSAFINLNNIPDYRLRPMLRVFVKPLVLSCPPEYYETLVCPMLGPLFTYLHMRLSQKWQVINQRSMLCEDDAADDNPESQEMLEEQLVRLLTREVMDLITVCCVSKKGAEHNSAVAADGDDDEAMATEVAPPASAELTELGKCLTQQEDVCTALLVTAYTSLSWKDTLSCQRTTTQLCWPLLKQVLSGNLLPDAVSWFFTGVLKGLQTHGQHDGCMAALVHLAFQIYEALRPRYAELKAVMEQIPDIQKDSLEQFDSKLLNPALQKVADKRRKDHFKRLITGCIGKPLGEQFRKDVHIRNLPSLFKKVKPSLETDVLENEDGEGLNTLFEP from the exons ATGTCGGCCGAGCAGGTGAGCGGGCTGTGCGAGCAGCTGGTCAAGGCCGTCACCGTGATCATGGACCCGGCCTCCACGCAGCGGTACCGCCTGGAGGCGCTCAAG TTCTGCGAGGAGTTCAAGGAGAAGTGTCCCATCTGCGTGCCCTGCGGGCTGAAGCTGGCTGAGAAGACGCAGACGGCCATCGTCCGGCACTTTGGCTTGCAGATCCTGGAGCATGTGGTCAA GTTCCGCTGGAACAATATGCCTCGCCTGGAAAAGGTTTATCTAAAGAACAATGTCATGGGCCTCATATCCAAC GGAACTCAAAGTATTCTAGAGGAGGAGAGTCACATTAAGGACGTTTTGTCTCGCATCGTGGTGGAGATGATCAAGCGTGAGTGGCCTCAGCACTGGCCTGAcatgctgaaggagctggaTACCCTCTCCAAGCAAGGG GAAACTCAGACAGAGCTGGTGATGTTCATCCTCCTACGTCTGGCAGAGGACGTGGTGACTTTCCAAACGCTGCCCACCCAGCGGCGCCGAGATATCCAGCAAACCCTCACCCAGAACATGGAGAAGATCTTCAGCTTCCTGCTCACTGCCCTGCAGCAGAACGTCAACAAGTACAGGCGCATG GTTGGAGCACCCCAGGAACAAGAAGCCCTCACCACTCCACAG aagacCGATCTGGCTCAGGAACCAAAG GCCCAGGCAAACTGCCGCGTGGGGATAGCAGCACTCAACACGCTGGCTGGCTACATCGACTGGGTGGCCCTGAGCCACATCACGGCGGACAACTGCAAGCTCTTGGAGATGTTGTGTCTGCTCCTAAATGAGCCTGAGCTCCAAATAGGAGCAGCAGAGTGTCTCCTGATTGCCGTCAGCAGGAAA GGGAAGCTGGAGGATCGGAAACCTCTGATGGTGTTGTTTGGAGATGTTGCCATGCACTACATTCTCTCCGCTGCCCA GACAGCAGATGGAGAAGGTCTGGTGGAGAAACACTATGTTTTCTTGAAGAGACTTTGCCAAGTTTTGTGTGCGTTGGGCAGCCAGCTGTGTGCATTGCTA GGCTCAGATTCTGACGTGGAAACACCCGCCAACTTTGGAAAATACCTTGACTCATTTTTAGCCTTCACAACCCACCCCAGCCAG TTTCTGCGATCTTCCACTCAGATCACGTGGGGAGCCCTTTTTCGGCACGAGGTTCTGTCTCGCGACCCCTTGTTGCTGGCGATGATCCCCAAGTACCTTCGTGCATCTATGACCAACCTCGTGAAG GTGGGCTTTCCCTCTAAAGCAGACAGCCCCAGTTGTGAATACTCCCGCTTCGATTTTGACAGCGATGAGGACTTCAATGCCTTCTTCAACT ctttccgAGCCCAGCAAGGGGAGGTGATGAGGATGGCTTGTCGTCTGGACCCTCGAACTGGCTTCCAAATGGCTGGTGAATGGCTGAAGTACCAGCTCACAGCTCCTGTTGATACCGGACCCATGAACT cTAAGACGGGTGAAGGTCTCTGCTCCATCTTCTCCCCATCGTTTGTGCAGTGGGATGCCATGACCTTCTTCTCAGAGAGCGTCATCAGCCAGATGTTTCGAACCCTGGACAAAGAC GAAATCCCGGTGAACGATGGCATAGATCTCCTGCAGCTTGTCCTTAATTTTGAAACCAAGGATCCTCTCATCCTGTCCTGTGTGCTCACCAATGTCTCTGCTCTCTTCCCGTTTGTCACTTACCGACCAGAATACCTACCACAAGTACTTTCCAAG ctgtttgctTCAGTTACCTTTGAAGTTGTAGAAGAAAGCAAG GCTCCTAGAACTCGAGCAGTGAAAAATGTGCGAAGGCATGCATGCTCCTCAATCATAAAGATGTGTCGGGATTACCCTCAGCTTGTCCTG CCAAACTTTGAGATGTTGTACAACCATGTAAAGCAGCTGCTCTCCAACGAGCTACTCCTGACCCAGATGGAGAAGTGTGCGCTGATGGAGGCCCTCGTCCTCATCAGCAACCAGTTCAAGGACTACGAGCGGCAGAAGGCTTTCCTGGAGGAGCTCATGGCCCCCGTTGCTGGCTTGTGGCTCTCCGCAGAGATGCAGAG AGTCCTCTCAGATCCTGAAGCCTTTATCTCCTACGTGGGTGCAGATAACAAAATTGCTGATCCAGTCTTGGAAGATCCCAGTGGCCTGAACCGCTCTAGA ATCAGCTTTTGTGTGTACACCATCCTGGGAGTTGTGAAGCGAGCTCGCTGGCCTGCCGCAATGGAAGAGGCGAAAGCTGGAGGATTCCTGGTTGGGTTCATGCCCAGTGGAACTCCGATCTACCGCAACCCCTGCACTGAGCAGGTCCTGAAGCTTTTTGACAACTTGCTCGCTCTCATAAG GACTCACAACAATCTCTACATGCCAGAGATGGTGGCTAAGCTGGGGGAAACATTTGCAAAGGCTCTAGACATGCTGGAGGTGGAGAAGAATGCCATCCTAG GTctccctcagcctctgctggagCTTTATGACTCTCCTGTTTACAAAACAGTCTTAGAAAGGATGCAGGGTTTCTTTTGTACTCTCTACGACAACTG tttcCACATCCTGGGGAATGCAGGCCCTTCCATGCAGCAGGATTTCTACACCGTCGAGGGTCTTGCCACCCAGCTCCTCAGCTCAGCTTTCATCAATCTCAACAACATTCCTGATTACAGGCTGCGTCCCATGCTCC GTGTTTTTGTGAAGCCCTTGGTACTCTCCTGCCCTCCAGAATACTACGAAACCCTTGTCTGCCCCATGCTGGGACCACTCTTCACCTACCTGCACATG AGGTTGTCTCAGAAATGGCAAGTGATCAACCAGCGAAGCATGCTCTG CGAGGACGATGCTGCAGATGACAACCCAGAGTCTCAGGAGATGCTTGAGGAGCAGCTGGTCAGGCTGCTGACCCGAGAAGTCATGGATCTCATCA CCGTTTGCTGTGTGTCTAAGAAAGGGGCTGAGCATAACTCTGCTGTTGCTGCGGACGGAGATG ACGATGAAGCCATGGCCACAGAGGTGGCTCCCCCTGCCAGCGCAGAGCTCACCGAGCTTGGGAAGTGCCTGACACAGCAGGAG GACgtctgcactgctctgctggtCACTGCCTATACGTCCCTCTCCTGGAAAGACACCTTGTCCTGCCAAAGAACCAcgacccagctctgctggccgCTGCTCAAGCAG GTGCTTTCAGGGAACCTGCTGCCCGACGCCGTGTCCTGGTTCTTCACCGGCGTGCTGAAGGGCCTGCAGACGCACGGGCAGCACGACGGCTGCATGGCCGCGCTCGTCCACCTGGCCTTCCAGATCTACGAGGCCCTG CGCCCTCGCTACGCTGAGCTGAAGGCCGTGATGGAGCAGATCCCCGACATCCAGAAGGACTCCTTGGAGCAGTTCGATTCCAAGCTGCTGAACCCAGCGCTGCAGAAGGTGGCAGACAAGCGCCGGAAGGATCATTTCAAGCGCCTCATCACGGGTTGCATTGGG AAGCCCCTCGGGGAGCAGTTCCGCAAGGACGTGCATATCCGGAACCTGCCGTCTCTCTTCAAGAAGGTGAAGCCATCGCTGGAGACAGACGTGCTAGAAAACGAGGACGGAGAAGGTCTTAACACGCTCTTTGAGCCCTGA
- the XPO5 gene encoding exportin-5 isoform X4 codes for MSAEQVSGLCEQLVKAVTVIMDPASTQRYRLEALKFCEEFKEKCPICVPCGLKLAEKTQTAIVRHFGLQILEHVVKFRWNNMPRLEKVYLKNNVMGLISNGTQSILEEESHIKDVLSRIVVEMIKREWPQHWPDMLKELDTLSKQGETQTELVMFILLRLAEDVVTFQTLPTQRRRDIQQTLTQNMEKIFSFLLTALQQNVNKYRRMKTDLAQEPKAQANCRVGIAALNTLAGYIDWVALSHITADNCKLLEMLCLLLNEPELQIGAAECLLIAVSRKGKLEDRKPLMVLFGDVAMHYILSAAQTADGEGLVEKHYVFLKRLCQVLCALGSQLCALLGSDSDVETPANFGKYLDSFLAFTTHPSQFLRSSTQITWGALFRHEVLSRDPLLLAMIPKYLRASMTNLVKVGFPSKADSPSCEYSRFDFDSDEDFNAFFNSFRAQQGEVMRMACRLDPRTGFQMAGEWLKYQLTAPVDTGPMNSKTGEGLCSIFSPSFVQWDAMTFFSESVISQMFRTLDKDEIPVNDGIDLLQLVLNFETKDPLILSCVLTNVSALFPFVTYRPEYLPQVLSKLFASVTFEVVEESKAPRTRAVKNVRRHACSSIIKMCRDYPQLVLPNFEMLYNHVKQLLSNELLLTQMEKCALMEALVLISNQFKDYERQKAFLEELMAPVAGLWLSAEMQRVLSDPEAFISYVGADNKIADPVLEDPSGLNRSRISFCVYTILGVVKRARWPAAMEEAKAGGFLVGFMPSGTPIYRNPCTEQVLKLFDNLLALIRTHNNLYMPEMVAKLGETFAKALDMLEVEKNAILGLPQPLLELYDSPVYKTVLERMQGFFCTLYDNCFHILGNAGPSMQQDFYTVEGLATQLLSSAFINLNNIPDYRLRPMLRVFVKPLVLSCPPEYYETLVCPMLGPLFTYLHMRLSQKWQVINQRSMLCEDDAADDNPESQEMLEEQLVRLLTREVMDLITVCCVSKKGAEHNSAVAADGDDDEAMATEVAPPASAELTELGKCLTQQEDVCTALLVTAYTSLSWKDTLSCQRTTTQLCWPLLKQVLSGNLLPDAVSWFFTGVLKGLQTHGQHDGCMAALVHLAFQIYEALRPRYAELKAVMEQIPDIQKDSLEQFDSKLLNPALQKVADKRRKDHFKRLITGCIGKPLGEQFRKDVHIRNLPSLFKKVKPSLETDVLENEDGEGLNTLFEP; via the exons ATGTCGGCCGAGCAGGTGAGCGGGCTGTGCGAGCAGCTGGTCAAGGCCGTCACCGTGATCATGGACCCGGCCTCCACGCAGCGGTACCGCCTGGAGGCGCTCAAG TTCTGCGAGGAGTTCAAGGAGAAGTGTCCCATCTGCGTGCCCTGCGGGCTGAAGCTGGCTGAGAAGACGCAGACGGCCATCGTCCGGCACTTTGGCTTGCAGATCCTGGAGCATGTGGTCAA GTTCCGCTGGAACAATATGCCTCGCCTGGAAAAGGTTTATCTAAAGAACAATGTCATGGGCCTCATATCCAAC GGAACTCAAAGTATTCTAGAGGAGGAGAGTCACATTAAGGACGTTTTGTCTCGCATCGTGGTGGAGATGATCAAGCGTGAGTGGCCTCAGCACTGGCCTGAcatgctgaaggagctggaTACCCTCTCCAAGCAAGGG GAAACTCAGACAGAGCTGGTGATGTTCATCCTCCTACGTCTGGCAGAGGACGTGGTGACTTTCCAAACGCTGCCCACCCAGCGGCGCCGAGATATCCAGCAAACCCTCACCCAGAACATGGAGAAGATCTTCAGCTTCCTGCTCACTGCCCTGCAGCAGAACGTCAACAAGTACAGGCGCATG aagacCGATCTGGCTCAGGAACCAAAG GCCCAGGCAAACTGCCGCGTGGGGATAGCAGCACTCAACACGCTGGCTGGCTACATCGACTGGGTGGCCCTGAGCCACATCACGGCGGACAACTGCAAGCTCTTGGAGATGTTGTGTCTGCTCCTAAATGAGCCTGAGCTCCAAATAGGAGCAGCAGAGTGTCTCCTGATTGCCGTCAGCAGGAAA GGGAAGCTGGAGGATCGGAAACCTCTGATGGTGTTGTTTGGAGATGTTGCCATGCACTACATTCTCTCCGCTGCCCA GACAGCAGATGGAGAAGGTCTGGTGGAGAAACACTATGTTTTCTTGAAGAGACTTTGCCAAGTTTTGTGTGCGTTGGGCAGCCAGCTGTGTGCATTGCTA GGCTCAGATTCTGACGTGGAAACACCCGCCAACTTTGGAAAATACCTTGACTCATTTTTAGCCTTCACAACCCACCCCAGCCAG TTTCTGCGATCTTCCACTCAGATCACGTGGGGAGCCCTTTTTCGGCACGAGGTTCTGTCTCGCGACCCCTTGTTGCTGGCGATGATCCCCAAGTACCTTCGTGCATCTATGACCAACCTCGTGAAG GTGGGCTTTCCCTCTAAAGCAGACAGCCCCAGTTGTGAATACTCCCGCTTCGATTTTGACAGCGATGAGGACTTCAATGCCTTCTTCAACT ctttccgAGCCCAGCAAGGGGAGGTGATGAGGATGGCTTGTCGTCTGGACCCTCGAACTGGCTTCCAAATGGCTGGTGAATGGCTGAAGTACCAGCTCACAGCTCCTGTTGATACCGGACCCATGAACT cTAAGACGGGTGAAGGTCTCTGCTCCATCTTCTCCCCATCGTTTGTGCAGTGGGATGCCATGACCTTCTTCTCAGAGAGCGTCATCAGCCAGATGTTTCGAACCCTGGACAAAGAC GAAATCCCGGTGAACGATGGCATAGATCTCCTGCAGCTTGTCCTTAATTTTGAAACCAAGGATCCTCTCATCCTGTCCTGTGTGCTCACCAATGTCTCTGCTCTCTTCCCGTTTGTCACTTACCGACCAGAATACCTACCACAAGTACTTTCCAAG ctgtttgctTCAGTTACCTTTGAAGTTGTAGAAGAAAGCAAG GCTCCTAGAACTCGAGCAGTGAAAAATGTGCGAAGGCATGCATGCTCCTCAATCATAAAGATGTGTCGGGATTACCCTCAGCTTGTCCTG CCAAACTTTGAGATGTTGTACAACCATGTAAAGCAGCTGCTCTCCAACGAGCTACTCCTGACCCAGATGGAGAAGTGTGCGCTGATGGAGGCCCTCGTCCTCATCAGCAACCAGTTCAAGGACTACGAGCGGCAGAAGGCTTTCCTGGAGGAGCTCATGGCCCCCGTTGCTGGCTTGTGGCTCTCCGCAGAGATGCAGAG AGTCCTCTCAGATCCTGAAGCCTTTATCTCCTACGTGGGTGCAGATAACAAAATTGCTGATCCAGTCTTGGAAGATCCCAGTGGCCTGAACCGCTCTAGA ATCAGCTTTTGTGTGTACACCATCCTGGGAGTTGTGAAGCGAGCTCGCTGGCCTGCCGCAATGGAAGAGGCGAAAGCTGGAGGATTCCTGGTTGGGTTCATGCCCAGTGGAACTCCGATCTACCGCAACCCCTGCACTGAGCAGGTCCTGAAGCTTTTTGACAACTTGCTCGCTCTCATAAG GACTCACAACAATCTCTACATGCCAGAGATGGTGGCTAAGCTGGGGGAAACATTTGCAAAGGCTCTAGACATGCTGGAGGTGGAGAAGAATGCCATCCTAG GTctccctcagcctctgctggagCTTTATGACTCTCCTGTTTACAAAACAGTCTTAGAAAGGATGCAGGGTTTCTTTTGTACTCTCTACGACAACTG tttcCACATCCTGGGGAATGCAGGCCCTTCCATGCAGCAGGATTTCTACACCGTCGAGGGTCTTGCCACCCAGCTCCTCAGCTCAGCTTTCATCAATCTCAACAACATTCCTGATTACAGGCTGCGTCCCATGCTCC GTGTTTTTGTGAAGCCCTTGGTACTCTCCTGCCCTCCAGAATACTACGAAACCCTTGTCTGCCCCATGCTGGGACCACTCTTCACCTACCTGCACATG AGGTTGTCTCAGAAATGGCAAGTGATCAACCAGCGAAGCATGCTCTG CGAGGACGATGCTGCAGATGACAACCCAGAGTCTCAGGAGATGCTTGAGGAGCAGCTGGTCAGGCTGCTGACCCGAGAAGTCATGGATCTCATCA CCGTTTGCTGTGTGTCTAAGAAAGGGGCTGAGCATAACTCTGCTGTTGCTGCGGACGGAGATG ACGATGAAGCCATGGCCACAGAGGTGGCTCCCCCTGCCAGCGCAGAGCTCACCGAGCTTGGGAAGTGCCTGACACAGCAGGAG GACgtctgcactgctctgctggtCACTGCCTATACGTCCCTCTCCTGGAAAGACACCTTGTCCTGCCAAAGAACCAcgacccagctctgctggccgCTGCTCAAGCAG GTGCTTTCAGGGAACCTGCTGCCCGACGCCGTGTCCTGGTTCTTCACCGGCGTGCTGAAGGGCCTGCAGACGCACGGGCAGCACGACGGCTGCATGGCCGCGCTCGTCCACCTGGCCTTCCAGATCTACGAGGCCCTG CGCCCTCGCTACGCTGAGCTGAAGGCCGTGATGGAGCAGATCCCCGACATCCAGAAGGACTCCTTGGAGCAGTTCGATTCCAAGCTGCTGAACCCAGCGCTGCAGAAGGTGGCAGACAAGCGCCGGAAGGATCATTTCAAGCGCCTCATCACGGGTTGCATTGGG AAGCCCCTCGGGGAGCAGTTCCGCAAGGACGTGCATATCCGGAACCTGCCGTCTCTCTTCAAGAAGGTGAAGCCATCGCTGGAGACAGACGTGCTAGAAAACGAGGACGGAGAAGGTCTTAACACGCTCTTTGAGCCCTGA
- the XPO5 gene encoding exportin-5 isoform X3, with the protein MSAEQVSGLCEQLVKAVTVIMDPASTQRYRLEALKFCEEFKEKCPICVPCGLKLAEKTQTAIVRHFGLQILEHVVKFRWNNMPRLEKVYLKNNVMGLISNGTQSILEEESHIKDVLSRIVVEMIKREWPQHWPDMLKELDTLSKQGETQTELVMFILLRLAEDVVTFQTLPTQRRRDIQQTLTQNMEKIFSFLLTALQQNVNKYRRMKTDLAQEPKAQANCRVGIAALNTLAGYIDWVALSHITADNCKLLEMLCLLLNEPELQIGAAECLLIAVSRKGKLEDRKPLMVLFGDVAMHYILSAAQTADGEGLVEKHYVFLKRLCQVLCALGSQLCALLGSDSDVETPANFGKYLDSFLAFTTHPSQFLRSSTQITWGALFRHEVLSRDPLLLAMIPKYLRASMTNLVKVGFPSKADSPSCEYSRFDFDSDEDFNAFFNSFRAQQGEVMRMACRLDPRTGFQMAGEWLKYQLTAPVDTGPMNSKTGEGLCSIFSPSFVQWDAMTFFSESVISQMFRTLDKDEIPVNDGIDLLQLVLNFETKDPLILSCVLTNVSALFPFVTYRPEYLPQVLSKLFASVTFEVVEESKFVMSVQAPRTRAVKNVRRHACSSIIKMCRDYPQLVLPNFEMLYNHVKQLLSNELLLTQMEKCALMEALVLISNQFKDYERQKAFLEELMAPVAGLWLSAEMQRVLSDPEAFISYVGADNKIADPVLEDPSGLNRSRISFCVYTILGVVKRARWPAAMEEAKAGGFLVGFMPSGTPIYRNPCTEQVLKLFDNLLALIRTHNNLYMPEMVAKLGETFAKALDMLEVEKNAILGLPQPLLELYDSPVYKTVLERMQGFFCTLYDNCFHILGNAGPSMQQDFYTVEGLATQLLSSAFINLNNIPDYRLRPMLRVFVKPLVLSCPPEYYETLVCPMLGPLFTYLHMRLSQKWQVINQRSMLCEDDAADDNPESQEMLEEQLVRLLTREVMDLITVCCVSKKGAEHNSAVAADGDDDEAMATEVAPPASAELTELGKCLTQQEDVCTALLVTAYTSLSWKDTLSCQRTTTQLCWPLLKQVLSGNLLPDAVSWFFTGVLKGLQTHGQHDGCMAALVHLAFQIYEALRPRYAELKAVMEQIPDIQKDSLEQFDSKLLNPALQKVADKRRKDHFKRLITGCIGKPLGEQFRKDVHIRNLPSLFKKVKPSLETDVLENEDGEGLNTLFEP; encoded by the exons ATGTCGGCCGAGCAGGTGAGCGGGCTGTGCGAGCAGCTGGTCAAGGCCGTCACCGTGATCATGGACCCGGCCTCCACGCAGCGGTACCGCCTGGAGGCGCTCAAG TTCTGCGAGGAGTTCAAGGAGAAGTGTCCCATCTGCGTGCCCTGCGGGCTGAAGCTGGCTGAGAAGACGCAGACGGCCATCGTCCGGCACTTTGGCTTGCAGATCCTGGAGCATGTGGTCAA GTTCCGCTGGAACAATATGCCTCGCCTGGAAAAGGTTTATCTAAAGAACAATGTCATGGGCCTCATATCCAAC GGAACTCAAAGTATTCTAGAGGAGGAGAGTCACATTAAGGACGTTTTGTCTCGCATCGTGGTGGAGATGATCAAGCGTGAGTGGCCTCAGCACTGGCCTGAcatgctgaaggagctggaTACCCTCTCCAAGCAAGGG GAAACTCAGACAGAGCTGGTGATGTTCATCCTCCTACGTCTGGCAGAGGACGTGGTGACTTTCCAAACGCTGCCCACCCAGCGGCGCCGAGATATCCAGCAAACCCTCACCCAGAACATGGAGAAGATCTTCAGCTTCCTGCTCACTGCCCTGCAGCAGAACGTCAACAAGTACAGGCGCATG aagacCGATCTGGCTCAGGAACCAAAG GCCCAGGCAAACTGCCGCGTGGGGATAGCAGCACTCAACACGCTGGCTGGCTACATCGACTGGGTGGCCCTGAGCCACATCACGGCGGACAACTGCAAGCTCTTGGAGATGTTGTGTCTGCTCCTAAATGAGCCTGAGCTCCAAATAGGAGCAGCAGAGTGTCTCCTGATTGCCGTCAGCAGGAAA GGGAAGCTGGAGGATCGGAAACCTCTGATGGTGTTGTTTGGAGATGTTGCCATGCACTACATTCTCTCCGCTGCCCA GACAGCAGATGGAGAAGGTCTGGTGGAGAAACACTATGTTTTCTTGAAGAGACTTTGCCAAGTTTTGTGTGCGTTGGGCAGCCAGCTGTGTGCATTGCTA GGCTCAGATTCTGACGTGGAAACACCCGCCAACTTTGGAAAATACCTTGACTCATTTTTAGCCTTCACAACCCACCCCAGCCAG TTTCTGCGATCTTCCACTCAGATCACGTGGGGAGCCCTTTTTCGGCACGAGGTTCTGTCTCGCGACCCCTTGTTGCTGGCGATGATCCCCAAGTACCTTCGTGCATCTATGACCAACCTCGTGAAG GTGGGCTTTCCCTCTAAAGCAGACAGCCCCAGTTGTGAATACTCCCGCTTCGATTTTGACAGCGATGAGGACTTCAATGCCTTCTTCAACT ctttccgAGCCCAGCAAGGGGAGGTGATGAGGATGGCTTGTCGTCTGGACCCTCGAACTGGCTTCCAAATGGCTGGTGAATGGCTGAAGTACCAGCTCACAGCTCCTGTTGATACCGGACCCATGAACT cTAAGACGGGTGAAGGTCTCTGCTCCATCTTCTCCCCATCGTTTGTGCAGTGGGATGCCATGACCTTCTTCTCAGAGAGCGTCATCAGCCAGATGTTTCGAACCCTGGACAAAGAC GAAATCCCGGTGAACGATGGCATAGATCTCCTGCAGCTTGTCCTTAATTTTGAAACCAAGGATCCTCTCATCCTGTCCTGTGTGCTCACCAATGTCTCTGCTCTCTTCCCGTTTGTCACTTACCGACCAGAATACCTACCACAAGTACTTTCCAAG ctgtttgctTCAGTTACCTTTGAAGTTGTAGAAGAAAGCAAG TTTGTTATGTCTGTCCAGGCTCCTAGAACTCGAGCAGTGAAAAATGTGCGAAGGCATGCATGCTCCTCAATCATAAAGATGTGTCGGGATTACCCTCAGCTTGTCCTG CCAAACTTTGAGATGTTGTACAACCATGTAAAGCAGCTGCTCTCCAACGAGCTACTCCTGACCCAGATGGAGAAGTGTGCGCTGATGGAGGCCCTCGTCCTCATCAGCAACCAGTTCAAGGACTACGAGCGGCAGAAGGCTTTCCTGGAGGAGCTCATGGCCCCCGTTGCTGGCTTGTGGCTCTCCGCAGAGATGCAGAG AGTCCTCTCAGATCCTGAAGCCTTTATCTCCTACGTGGGTGCAGATAACAAAATTGCTGATCCAGTCTTGGAAGATCCCAGTGGCCTGAACCGCTCTAGA ATCAGCTTTTGTGTGTACACCATCCTGGGAGTTGTGAAGCGAGCTCGCTGGCCTGCCGCAATGGAAGAGGCGAAAGCTGGAGGATTCCTGGTTGGGTTCATGCCCAGTGGAACTCCGATCTACCGCAACCCCTGCACTGAGCAGGTCCTGAAGCTTTTTGACAACTTGCTCGCTCTCATAAG GACTCACAACAATCTCTACATGCCAGAGATGGTGGCTAAGCTGGGGGAAACATTTGCAAAGGCTCTAGACATGCTGGAGGTGGAGAAGAATGCCATCCTAG GTctccctcagcctctgctggagCTTTATGACTCTCCTGTTTACAAAACAGTCTTAGAAAGGATGCAGGGTTTCTTTTGTACTCTCTACGACAACTG tttcCACATCCTGGGGAATGCAGGCCCTTCCATGCAGCAGGATTTCTACACCGTCGAGGGTCTTGCCACCCAGCTCCTCAGCTCAGCTTTCATCAATCTCAACAACATTCCTGATTACAGGCTGCGTCCCATGCTCC GTGTTTTTGTGAAGCCCTTGGTACTCTCCTGCCCTCCAGAATACTACGAAACCCTTGTCTGCCCCATGCTGGGACCACTCTTCACCTACCTGCACATG AGGTTGTCTCAGAAATGGCAAGTGATCAACCAGCGAAGCATGCTCTG CGAGGACGATGCTGCAGATGACAACCCAGAGTCTCAGGAGATGCTTGAGGAGCAGCTGGTCAGGCTGCTGACCCGAGAAGTCATGGATCTCATCA CCGTTTGCTGTGTGTCTAAGAAAGGGGCTGAGCATAACTCTGCTGTTGCTGCGGACGGAGATG ACGATGAAGCCATGGCCACAGAGGTGGCTCCCCCTGCCAGCGCAGAGCTCACCGAGCTTGGGAAGTGCCTGACACAGCAGGAG GACgtctgcactgctctgctggtCACTGCCTATACGTCCCTCTCCTGGAAAGACACCTTGTCCTGCCAAAGAACCAcgacccagctctgctggccgCTGCTCAAGCAG GTGCTTTCAGGGAACCTGCTGCCCGACGCCGTGTCCTGGTTCTTCACCGGCGTGCTGAAGGGCCTGCAGACGCACGGGCAGCACGACGGCTGCATGGCCGCGCTCGTCCACCTGGCCTTCCAGATCTACGAGGCCCTG CGCCCTCGCTACGCTGAGCTGAAGGCCGTGATGGAGCAGATCCCCGACATCCAGAAGGACTCCTTGGAGCAGTTCGATTCCAAGCTGCTGAACCCAGCGCTGCAGAAGGTGGCAGACAAGCGCCGGAAGGATCATTTCAAGCGCCTCATCACGGGTTGCATTGGG AAGCCCCTCGGGGAGCAGTTCCGCAAGGACGTGCATATCCGGAACCTGCCGTCTCTCTTCAAGAAGGTGAAGCCATCGCTGGAGACAGACGTGCTAGAAAACGAGGACGGAGAAGGTCTTAACACGCTCTTTGAGCCCTGA